One Microbacterium sp. W4I20 DNA window includes the following coding sequences:
- a CDS encoding TetR/AcrR family transcriptional regulator — protein sequence MAESIRRRRDPEARRRAIILAAAELIVEVGADGITHRMVAARANVPLGATTQYFDTLDHLRAAALRALADEVDARLDGVRIALAQRGASPAVIADLIAEGLDDADAVKADRAVVTAAIHDPRLRKLARHLSEQLVAFLEPTYGVDRATAAMIFIDGVMWSTQIRDTALDRTFIETVLTRILGMPETETTPGRTAAPSAP from the coding sequence ATGGCAGAGAGCATACGTCGACGACGTGATCCTGAAGCGCGTCGTCGCGCGATCATCCTGGCTGCGGCCGAGCTGATCGTCGAGGTGGGCGCCGACGGCATCACCCACCGCATGGTCGCGGCGCGCGCCAACGTGCCGCTCGGCGCGACGACCCAGTACTTCGACACCCTCGACCACCTCCGAGCCGCCGCCCTGCGCGCACTCGCCGATGAGGTGGATGCCCGGCTCGACGGCGTCCGCATCGCGCTGGCCCAGCGCGGCGCGAGCCCTGCGGTGATCGCCGACCTGATCGCCGAGGGACTCGACGACGCCGACGCGGTGAAGGCCGATCGCGCGGTCGTCACCGCCGCGATCCACGACCCGCGCCTGCGCAAGCTCGCACGGCACCTCTCCGAACAGCTCGTCGCCTTCCTCGAGCCCACCTACGGGGTCGACCGTGCGACCGCCGCGATGATCTTCATCGACGGCGTCATGTGGAGCACGCAGATCCGCGACACCGCGCTCGACCGCACGTTCATCGAGACCGTGCTCACCCGCATCCTCGGCATGCCCGAGACTGAAACCACCCCCGGTCGCACCGCAGCGCCGTCCGCACCCTGA
- a CDS encoding ABC transporter ATP-binding protein — protein MPSTSLIHADALTKVFGTGEETTHALRGVTVGFEPATITALMGPSGSGKSTLLYNLAGLDVPTSGRAMLLGVDIATLNRTELAEFRREHVGFVFQQYNLIPSITVFENVALPMRLAKKKLDVAHIRRTLAAVGLEGKERRKPSELSGGQQQRVAIARVIAARPEIVFADEPTGALDTATGAAILGLLQRSAKEHGQCVVMATHDPTVAAQCDRVVFLRDGALVSEMRAPTSESVAEKLVELRRAA, from the coding sequence GTGCCGTCCACATCGCTCATCCACGCCGACGCCCTGACCAAGGTGTTCGGTACCGGCGAGGAGACCACGCACGCCCTGCGCGGGGTGACCGTGGGGTTCGAGCCCGCGACCATCACCGCCCTGATGGGCCCGTCCGGCTCCGGCAAGTCGACGTTGCTGTACAACCTCGCCGGCCTCGATGTGCCCACCAGCGGCCGGGCGATGCTCCTGGGCGTCGACATCGCGACCCTGAACCGCACCGAGCTCGCGGAGTTCCGCCGCGAGCACGTCGGCTTCGTCTTCCAGCAATACAACCTCATCCCCTCGATCACCGTCTTCGAGAACGTCGCCCTGCCGATGCGCCTGGCCAAGAAGAAGCTCGACGTCGCGCACATCCGTCGCACGCTCGCCGCGGTGGGGCTCGAGGGCAAGGAGAGGCGCAAGCCCAGCGAGCTCTCCGGCGGGCAGCAGCAGCGCGTCGCGATCGCCAGGGTCATCGCCGCCCGCCCCGAGATCGTCTTCGCGGACGAGCCGACGGGCGCGCTCGACACCGCGACCGGCGCCGCGATCCTCGGACTGCTGCAGCGTTCGGCGAAGGAGCACGGCCAGTGCGTGGTGATGGCCACCCATGACCCGACCGTCGCGGCGCAGTGCGACCGCGTCGTCTTCCTTCGTGACGGGGCCCTGGTCTCGGAGATGCGCGCGCCCACCAGCGAGAGCGTCGCCGAGAAGCTCGTCGAGCTGCGCAGGGCCGCCTGA
- a CDS encoding FtsX-like permease family protein codes for MRDLVVADLRHSIRIWAGSLLVLAVTQLCAMWVTGLLFVGIGNLWMTFSRDLPPLVDSTGATIPPEIASFLPSGIVSATSFSFVIVAVVSSITVGNVVNTIVYQRRRVMALWQLAGMTDRQMLGILRAQIALLSLVAFAVAAAVALLTVEWILDLLRATDLLFTPPMTTGNIYVGYAVGAAAGILICIVAVRAAGKELRAISPLEAIRSEGVRELPMTRKRWIGMLVWGAISVAFAITALSSTTMSSAGNSSLFTGLFALVAFIVGGPLIVIGLIRVWTRVVPEHVSASWFLARSTLLAATARSVATVGSIAIAVFLFTALFSQASAGGAEADVAGFVLIAGLPLAISVTGSVVLVFMAGQQREREIHLAELAGATPAQQKRQAVFEAVIVVVTGSGVGLLLSVVMIAVLQPALIATTGAPAFGIAWGYFAGISLTLLALNVIATVVPTMIAHAARDRIAITG; via the coding sequence ATGCGCGACCTCGTCGTGGCCGACCTCCGGCACTCGATCCGCATCTGGGCGGGCTCGCTGCTCGTCCTCGCCGTGACGCAGCTGTGCGCGATGTGGGTCACCGGTCTGCTCTTCGTCGGCATCGGGAATCTGTGGATGACCTTCTCCCGCGATCTGCCGCCGCTGGTCGACTCCACCGGGGCGACCATCCCTCCGGAGATCGCCTCGTTCCTTCCGTCGGGAATCGTCAGCGCGACGAGCTTCAGCTTCGTCATCGTCGCGGTCGTCTCGTCGATCACGGTCGGCAATGTCGTGAACACGATCGTCTACCAGCGGCGGCGGGTGATGGCGCTCTGGCAGCTCGCCGGGATGACGGACCGGCAGATGCTCGGCATCCTGCGCGCGCAGATCGCGCTGCTCTCGCTCGTCGCCTTCGCGGTCGCGGCCGCAGTGGCGCTGCTCACCGTCGAGTGGATCCTCGACCTGCTACGCGCCACCGACCTGCTCTTCACGCCGCCCATGACGACCGGGAACATCTACGTCGGCTACGCGGTCGGCGCGGCTGCCGGCATCCTGATCTGCATCGTCGCGGTGCGGGCGGCGGGTAAGGAGCTGCGGGCGATCAGTCCCCTCGAGGCCATCCGTTCCGAGGGCGTGCGCGAACTGCCGATGACCAGGAAGCGCTGGATCGGCATGCTCGTGTGGGGCGCGATCTCGGTCGCGTTCGCGATCACGGCGCTCTCGTCGACGACGATGTCCAGCGCCGGGAACAGCAGCCTGTTCACCGGGCTCTTCGCCCTCGTCGCGTTCATCGTCGGCGGGCCGTTGATCGTGATCGGCCTCATCCGCGTGTGGACGCGCGTGGTGCCGGAGCACGTCTCCGCATCGTGGTTCCTCGCCCGGTCCACGCTGCTCGCCGCGACCGCGCGGAGCGTCGCGACCGTCGGATCGATCGCGATCGCCGTCTTCCTCTTCACCGCCCTCTTCTCGCAGGCCTCAGCGGGCGGCGCCGAAGCAGACGTCGCGGGCTTCGTGCTCATCGCGGGTCTTCCGCTGGCGATCTCGGTCACCGGCTCGGTCGTGCTGGTGTTCATGGCCGGTCAGCAGCGCGAACGGGAGATCCACCTCGCCGAGCTCGCCGGTGCGACCCCGGCGCAGCAGAAGCGTCAGGCCGTCTTCGAGGCCGTGATCGTCGTGGTCACCGGCAGCGGCGTCGGGCTTCTCCTGAGCGTCGTCATGATCGCCGTGCTGCAGCCGGCGCTCATCGCGACGACAGGCGCTCCGGCTTTCGGCATCGCGTGGGGCTACTTCGCCGGGATCAGCCTCACCCTCCTCGCACTCAACGTCATCGCGACGGTGGTGCCGACGATGATCGCGCACGCGGCGCGGGACCGGATCGCGATCACCGGGTAG
- a CDS encoding CrcB family protein, translating to MSPLLFLGAALAGGLGAVLRYLADRAVARIAGRRFPWGILLVNLSGSFALGVVTTALPDAAFVVGAGLLGGYTTFSTAMLDTVSLWRDGERPASAFNAIGMLLLGLAAAGLGLALGSLV from the coding sequence ATGAGCCCGCTCCTCTTCCTCGGCGCCGCGCTCGCCGGAGGTCTCGGCGCGGTACTGCGGTACCTCGCCGATCGGGCCGTCGCGCGCATCGCCGGTCGCCGGTTCCCGTGGGGCATCCTGCTGGTGAACCTCTCCGGGTCCTTCGCGCTGGGTGTCGTCACGACGGCGCTGCCGGATGCCGCGTTCGTCGTGGGAGCCGGCCTCCTCGGCGGTTACACCACCTTCAGCACCGCCATGCTCGACACCGTCTCCCTGTGGCGCGACGGCGAGCGCCCGGCATCCGCTTTCAACGCCATCGGGATGCTGCTGCTCGGGCTGGCGGCGGCCGGTCTGGGGCTGGCTCTCGGTTCGCTGGTCTGA
- a CDS encoding CrcB family protein produces the protein MNLRRVLFVALGGTIGTAARLGLGLAVPDAGGFPFAVLIANVVGALLIGALAARPFSGLSEPGAADLRLLLGTGVLGGFTTYSAFMTGAIALWADAPLLAAAYAVGSLALGLAAAALGLRLGRPRTAAAR, from the coding sequence GTGAATCTCCGTCGCGTGCTGTTCGTCGCTCTCGGCGGCACGATCGGCACGGCCGCCCGGCTCGGGCTCGGCCTCGCCGTCCCGGATGCCGGCGGGTTCCCGTTCGCGGTCCTGATCGCGAACGTGGTCGGCGCCCTGCTCATCGGCGCCCTCGCCGCGCGGCCGTTCTCCGGGCTCAGCGAACCGGGAGCCGCGGATCTCCGCCTGCTGCTCGGCACCGGCGTGCTCGGCGGGTTCACCACGTACAGCGCCTTCATGACGGGCGCGATCGCGCTCTGGGCCGATGCTCCTCTGCTCGCCGCGGCCTATGCGGTCGGGAGCCTCGCGCTGGGCCTCGCCGCCGCTGCCCTCGGGCTCCGGCTCGGACGACCTCGAACGGCGGCCGCCCGATGA
- a CDS encoding FAD-dependent oxidoreductase yields the protein MRAYVDANREGMDWLTSFADSAGVPYTWRTDHSYAQGPDGLEDVQAQHDAASEAGLPTRMLSPGDLPAMPFPIAGAVALDDQVTIDPVTVTAALAREFLAEGGTLHTGIRATGAHALPTPRVDTSAGTLLCDHIVLATGSVILDRGLYFSKTSGMRSYCVSFRVPGELLEGTFLSVDGPTRSIRPVSDADGPGGTAQLVVGGNGHPVGRSDSEAAAVADLVAWTTEHFPGAEETHRWSAQDYQSHNQIPFVGALPRGLGAIRFATGYAKWGLSNAPAAALRLTAEILGIPWRERSTWMNAIGTRLTVPADLAQGAVEGAKVAAAATSGWVEAESRKVPVPQPEEGQGVVANRAGLPVAVSTVDGVTRAVSAVCTHLGGVLDWNDAECTWDCPLHASRFAPDGTRIEGPALEDLKELPRSGRA from the coding sequence GTGCGGGCCTACGTCGACGCGAACCGCGAGGGCATGGACTGGCTGACCTCCTTCGCCGACAGCGCCGGCGTGCCGTACACCTGGCGCACGGACCACTCGTACGCGCAGGGGCCCGACGGGCTCGAGGACGTGCAGGCTCAGCACGACGCGGCATCCGAGGCGGGGCTGCCGACGCGGATGCTCTCCCCCGGCGACCTGCCGGCGATGCCGTTCCCGATCGCCGGGGCGGTCGCGCTCGACGACCAGGTCACGATCGATCCGGTCACCGTCACCGCGGCTCTCGCCCGCGAGTTCCTGGCCGAGGGCGGAACGCTGCACACCGGCATCCGCGCCACCGGCGCTCACGCGCTCCCCACGCCGCGCGTCGACACGTCCGCCGGAACGCTGCTCTGCGACCACATCGTGCTGGCCACCGGCAGCGTCATCCTCGATCGAGGGCTCTACTTCTCGAAGACCAGCGGGATGCGGTCGTACTGCGTCTCGTTCCGGGTGCCGGGCGAGCTGCTCGAGGGGACGTTCCTCTCGGTCGACGGCCCGACGCGGTCGATCCGTCCGGTCTCGGATGCCGACGGCCCCGGCGGCACCGCCCAGCTCGTCGTCGGCGGGAACGGCCACCCGGTCGGGCGCTCCGACAGCGAGGCTGCGGCCGTCGCCGACCTCGTCGCCTGGACCACCGAGCACTTCCCCGGAGCAGAGGAGACGCACCGCTGGTCGGCGCAGGACTACCAGTCGCACAACCAGATCCCGTTCGTCGGCGCGTTGCCGCGCGGGCTCGGTGCGATCCGCTTCGCCACCGGCTACGCCAAGTGGGGGCTGTCGAACGCTCCGGCTGCCGCGCTGCGCCTGACCGCCGAGATCCTCGGCATCCCGTGGCGGGAGCGCTCGACATGGATGAACGCGATCGGCACGCGCCTGACCGTGCCCGCCGACCTCGCTCAGGGTGCGGTCGAAGGAGCCAAGGTCGCCGCCGCAGCCACCTCGGGCTGGGTGGAGGCCGAGTCGCGGAAGGTCCCGGTGCCGCAGCCGGAAGAAGGCCAGGGCGTGGTGGCGAACCGTGCCGGACTCCCGGTCGCGGTCTCGACCGTCGATGGAGTCACCCGCGCGGTGAGTGCCGTGTGTACCCACCTCGGCGGCGTGCTCGACTGGAACGACGCGGAGTGCACGTGGGACTGCCCGCTGCACGCCTCGCGCTTCGCCCCCGACGGCACCCGCATCGAAGGACCGGCGCTGGAGGATCTGAAGGAGCTCCCCCGCTCGGGTCGCGCCTGA